One segment of Mycolicibacterium neworleansense DNA contains the following:
- a CDS encoding MFS transporter yields the protein MTAQTTARPQPRGALRLMFDPVFGALFWGKMFSVVAVWTHGIVAAIVIFEATGSAVMVGMVGVAQFLPQLILSPTSGKWADVGNPARQILWGRVLCIIGSGSTALWLTLSPDLQGTAAAIPVLVGSTLVGFGFVIGGPAMQSVVPSLIRDGELPTAMALNSIPMTIGRILGPAIGAFLAARLGAAPGFAISAGLHMVFAIFLLLVTFPARPERSPDGDYRVRAALAYVWRDRPLLLALLAVTTVGFASDPSITLTPSMAEDLGGGAHLVGALSAAFGIGAALGMVVLATMRGRMPAAQVSTIGLWLLVSGSGLLALGTVTAVALAGFAIAGLGFGWAMTGLSTVVQERAPEELRGRIMALWLVGFLGSRPFAAALLGGAADVFNVRVAFVIAGAVTLLVALAARPAALSAPNPVTA from the coding sequence GTGACGGCCCAGACCACTGCCCGCCCGCAGCCGCGCGGCGCGCTGCGGCTCATGTTCGACCCGGTCTTCGGCGCCTTGTTCTGGGGCAAGATGTTCTCCGTCGTCGCGGTGTGGACGCACGGCATCGTGGCGGCCATCGTCATCTTCGAGGCCACCGGCTCGGCCGTGATGGTGGGCATGGTCGGCGTCGCACAGTTCCTCCCCCAGCTGATCCTGAGCCCGACCAGCGGCAAGTGGGCCGATGTCGGTAACCCGGCGCGGCAGATCCTGTGGGGCCGGGTGTTGTGCATCATCGGCTCCGGCTCGACCGCGCTCTGGCTGACCCTGTCCCCCGACCTGCAGGGCACCGCCGCGGCTATACCGGTCCTGGTCGGCTCGACACTCGTGGGCTTCGGGTTCGTCATCGGCGGTCCGGCCATGCAGTCGGTGGTGCCGAGCTTGATCCGTGACGGCGAACTGCCAACGGCGATGGCGCTCAACAGCATTCCGATGACCATCGGCCGCATCCTGGGCCCGGCGATCGGTGCGTTTCTGGCCGCTCGTCTCGGAGCGGCACCGGGCTTCGCGATCAGCGCGGGCCTACACATGGTGTTCGCGATCTTCCTGCTGCTGGTCACCTTCCCGGCCCGGCCCGAGCGCAGCCCCGACGGCGATTACCGGGTGCGCGCGGCGCTGGCCTACGTCTGGCGGGACCGTCCGCTGCTGCTGGCGCTGCTGGCGGTGACCACGGTCGGGTTCGCTTCCGATCCCTCGATCACGCTCACCCCGTCGATGGCCGAGGACCTCGGCGGCGGTGCCCACCTGGTGGGAGCGTTGTCGGCGGCGTTCGGCATCGGCGCGGCACTCGGCATGGTGGTACTAGCCACGATGCGGGGACGGATGCCCGCTGCCCAGGTGTCGACGATCGGGCTCTGGCTGTTGGTGTCCGGGTCCGGCCTGCTGGCGCTGGGCACCGTGACGGCCGTGGCCCTGGCCGGTTTCGCCATCGCGGGGCTGGGGTTCGGCTGGGCGATGACGGGTCTGAGCACGGTCGTGCAGGAGCGGGCCCCGGAGGAACTGCGCGGCCGGATCATGGCGTTGTGGCTCGTCGGCTTCCTCGGCTCGCGCCCGTTTGCCGCGGCCCTGTTGGGCGGTGCGGCCGACGTGTTCAACGTGCGGGTGGCGTTCGTCATCGCGGGTGCGGTCACGCTGCTGGTCGCCTTGGCCGCCCGGCCCGCCGCGCTTTCGGCACCAAATCCGGTGACGGCCTGA
- a CDS encoding phospholipase effector Tle1 domain-containing protein translates to MKNIVLCFDHTDEHPGLRDASNTEMLFRLLDGTDQLNWYHSGAAMRHGRRITPGRRGDAASEARAAIVEAYRFLGESWDPGDRIFVFGGGEGGHRAGELATLLGTVGLLPAHSEDVLEYALATYVLPRTPRTPQDWRQIRVLAAQLVGDRDPAVPVRFVGLWNATATPGTKQRMGPLPTVQAGRHAVAVDGGRRTMRYCEHLDEVWFRGGRCDVTGGTGACWSLADIAMDWILDGAISAGLQVVDHGACPTDLDALAGSAPAIGRCRPPLDARVHASVEVYLRSHPHYWRRLPARIEWADAEWLARGERLVHRPVTPTVQHDVLTAVAS, encoded by the coding sequence GTGAAGAACATCGTGCTGTGCTTCGACCACACTGATGAACATCCCGGACTACGCGACGCATCGAATACCGAGATGCTGTTTCGGTTGCTGGACGGCACCGATCAGCTGAACTGGTATCACAGCGGCGCGGCAATGCGGCACGGCAGAAGAATCACGCCGGGCCGCCGTGGTGACGCCGCCAGCGAAGCGCGGGCGGCCATCGTCGAGGCATACCGATTCCTCGGAGAGTCGTGGGATCCCGGCGACCGGATCTTCGTGTTCGGCGGCGGCGAGGGCGGGCATCGAGCCGGGGAGCTGGCCACCCTGCTCGGCACGGTCGGTCTGCTGCCGGCCCACTCCGAAGACGTTCTGGAGTACGCGCTGGCCACCTACGTCCTGCCCCGCACGCCGCGCACGCCGCAGGACTGGCGGCAGATCAGGGTGCTGGCGGCCCAACTCGTCGGCGACCGTGACCCTGCCGTTCCGGTGCGGTTCGTCGGGCTGTGGAACGCGACGGCCACTCCCGGCACCAAGCAGCGGATGGGTCCGCTGCCGACCGTGCAAGCGGGCCGGCACGCGGTGGCGGTGGACGGCGGGCGCCGGACCATGCGGTACTGCGAACACCTCGACGAAGTCTGGTTCCGAGGAGGCCGCTGCGACGTCACCGGCGGCACCGGCGCGTGCTGGTCGCTGGCCGATATCGCGATGGACTGGATCTTGGACGGGGCGATCTCCGCGGGTCTTCAGGTGGTCGACCACGGCGCCTGCCCCACTGATCTCGATGCGCTGGCCGGGTCCGCCCCGGCGATCGGCCGGTGCCGGCCGCCGCTGGATGCCAGGGTGCACGCCAGCGTCGAGGTGTATCTGCGTTCGCATCCGCACTATTGGCGGCGACTGCCCGCGCGTATCGAATGGGCCGATGCCGAATGGCTGGCCCGCGGTGAGCGCCTGGTGCACAGGCCGGTGACTCCGACGGTTCAGCACGACGTCCTCACCGCCGTCGCCTCATAG
- a CDS encoding RrF2 family transcriptional regulator yields MHLTRFTDLGLRTLMLLSSGESEDRRITTRTIASGANASEHHVAKAVSKLSELGMVHARRGRVGGLVLTEAGRTASIGWLVRELEGDREVIECGGESPCPLIAACRLRRVLADAKEAFYRELDRYTVTDLTADTRLPIVLQLTTEGNLR; encoded by the coding sequence ATGCACCTCACCCGGTTCACCGACCTAGGACTGCGCACGCTGATGCTGCTGTCCTCGGGTGAATCCGAGGACCGGCGCATCACCACCCGCACCATCGCCTCGGGAGCCAACGCGTCCGAGCATCACGTCGCCAAGGCGGTGTCCAAGCTCTCCGAGCTCGGCATGGTGCACGCCCGGCGGGGCCGGGTCGGGGGATTGGTGCTCACCGAAGCCGGACGCACCGCCTCGATCGGCTGGCTGGTGCGCGAACTCGAAGGCGACCGCGAGGTCATCGAATGCGGCGGGGAATCCCCGTGCCCGCTGATCGCGGCCTGTCGCCTGCGCCGTGTCCTGGCCGACGCCAAGGAGGCGTTCTACCGCGAGCTCGACCGCTACACCGTGACAGACCTGACGGCAGACACCCGCCTGCCGATTGTTTTACAACTCACAACTGAAGGGAATCTCCGATGA
- a CDS encoding MarR family winged helix-turn-helix transcriptional regulator, translating into MCYAHIVPRYNQLDELLVRIHTVRQRPGWRRRLIGASGSVPSLSTLRVLRAVEQREKAGQSASVGEVAEYMAVEHSTASRTVANVVTAGLLTKTQDVEDQRRCVLTLTEAGRQALADVTERRREMVAETVAGWPEADVDKLVDLLEQLVSDFERGISS; encoded by the coding sequence ATGTGCTATGCACATATAGTGCCTCGCTACAACCAACTCGATGAGCTCCTGGTGCGCATCCACACCGTGCGGCAGCGGCCGGGTTGGCGGCGCCGGCTGATCGGCGCATCGGGCAGCGTCCCGTCGCTGTCGACGTTGCGGGTGTTGCGGGCCGTCGAGCAGCGGGAGAAGGCCGGGCAGAGCGCGTCGGTCGGCGAGGTGGCCGAGTACATGGCCGTCGAGCACTCCACCGCCAGCCGCACCGTCGCCAATGTCGTCACCGCCGGCCTGCTGACCAAAACCCAGGACGTCGAGGATCAGCGCCGGTGCGTGCTCACCCTTACCGAGGCGGGGCGCCAGGCGCTGGCCGATGTCACCGAACGGCGCCGCGAGATGGTCGCCGAGACCGTGGCCGGCTGGCCCGAGGCCGACGTCGACAAACTCGTCGACCTGTTGGAGCAGCTGGTCTCCGATTTCGAGCGGGGGATCAGTTCGTGA
- the recC gene encoding exodeoxyribonuclease V subunit gamma has product MALHLHRAERTDLLADGLAGLLAQPPSDPFAQELVLVPAKGVERWLSQRLSNRLGVCAAVEFRNPRSLIAELTGTAEEDPWSADAMAWPLLAVIDENLDQPWCAPVAAHLGHFETGDEYELRQGRRYAVARRLAGLFASYARQRPQLLLDWDGLPDDLSWQAPLWRALTERIEADPPHIRHAKTLARLTESRTDLPERLSLFGHTRLPVTEIELLTALATHHDLHLWLPHPSDDLWQSLAGHTGPLPRREDSSHRDVGHPLLATLGRDLRELQRGLPVPDTDEYLSRTGGTAEPDTVLGWLQSDIAANAVRPAGRVPRPEDRSVQVHSCHGPARQIEVLREVLLGLLADDPTLEPRDILVMCPDIETYAPLITAGFGLGDVVRGAHPAHKLRVRLADRALVQTNPLLSVAASVLALASGRATASEVLNLAESAPVRARFGFTDDDLEAITAWVREANIRWGFDQEHRSPYGVEFLHNTWRFGIDRVLAGVAMSDDSHAWLGTTLPLDDVSSNRVELAGRFADFVEKLRVTVGRLSGVRPLGDWLTALSDGIDALAYSDEEWPAAQVQREFAEIAESAGAAATPMRLSDIRALLDRHLAGRPTRANFRTGTLTVCTMVPMRSVPHRVVCLVGLDDGVFPRLGAVDGDDVLARDPRTGERDIRSEDRQLLLDAIGAATQTLVITYTGANEYSGQARPPAVPLAELLDTLKVTAEQPVAVVTTHPLQPFDIRNVTPGALLPEGPFTFDPTALTAAQASAGQRAERPPFFDHPLPAPATGDVALADLVTFFKDPVKGFFRALEYTLPWDVDGVSDEMPVDIDALEEWTVGDRMLNDILRGMTPADAQQAEWRRGTLPPGQLGWRRAIALRDQCALLAAEALRHRSTDPQAYDVDIDLGTGRRLAGTVSPVFGDRLVSVTYSKLDGKHLLQSWIPLLALDAGHPGRDWSAVCIGRPRRGDTPRVAGLGRPDDPVALLADLVAIYDAGRREPLPLPIKTSYAWAVARHAGDDPQREAGFRWRSSRFPGEDEAPAHVRAWGRGAPLSRLAGLGEYSERLWLPLLEAERSPS; this is encoded by the coding sequence ATGGCACTGCACCTGCACCGGGCCGAGCGCACCGATCTGCTCGCCGACGGGCTGGCAGGTCTGCTGGCGCAACCCCCGTCTGACCCGTTCGCCCAGGAGCTGGTGCTGGTCCCGGCCAAGGGAGTGGAGCGGTGGCTGAGTCAGCGCCTGTCGAACCGGCTGGGAGTGTGCGCGGCAGTTGAGTTCCGCAATCCGCGGTCACTGATCGCCGAGCTGACCGGGACCGCCGAGGAGGATCCGTGGTCGGCCGATGCGATGGCGTGGCCGTTGCTGGCGGTCATCGACGAGAACTTGGATCAGCCGTGGTGTGCGCCGGTGGCCGCTCACCTCGGCCATTTCGAGACGGGTGACGAGTACGAGCTGCGTCAGGGCCGGCGCTATGCGGTGGCCCGCCGGCTGGCCGGACTGTTCGCCTCCTATGCGCGGCAGCGCCCCCAACTGCTGCTCGACTGGGACGGCCTGCCCGACGACCTGTCCTGGCAGGCGCCGCTGTGGCGGGCATTGACCGAGCGCATCGAGGCCGACCCGCCGCACATCCGTCATGCGAAAACCCTTGCCCGGCTGACCGAATCACGAACTGACCTACCTGAGCGGCTGTCGCTGTTCGGGCACACCCGGCTACCGGTCACCGAGATCGAGCTGCTGACCGCGCTGGCCACCCATCACGATCTGCATCTGTGGCTGCCGCACCCCAGCGACGACCTGTGGCAGTCACTGGCCGGCCACACCGGCCCGCTCCCCCGCCGTGAAGACAGCAGCCACCGCGATGTCGGCCACCCGTTGCTGGCCACCCTCGGCCGCGATCTGCGCGAGTTGCAGCGGGGCCTGCCGGTTCCCGACACCGACGAATACCTGAGTAGAACCGGCGGCACTGCCGAGCCCGACACGGTGCTGGGCTGGCTGCAGTCCGACATCGCCGCGAATGCGGTGCGCCCGGCCGGGCGGGTGCCGCGGCCGGAGGACCGTTCGGTGCAGGTGCACAGCTGTCACGGCCCGGCCCGGCAGATCGAGGTGCTGCGTGAGGTGCTGCTGGGTCTGCTCGCCGACGACCCGACGCTGGAGCCGCGCGACATCCTGGTGATGTGCCCTGACATCGAGACGTATGCACCGCTGATCACGGCCGGGTTCGGCCTGGGTGATGTGGTGCGCGGTGCGCATCCGGCGCACAAGCTGCGGGTGCGGCTGGCCGATCGGGCTCTGGTGCAGACGAATCCGTTGCTGTCGGTGGCGGCGTCGGTGCTGGCCCTGGCCAGTGGCCGGGCCACCGCCAGCGAGGTGCTCAATCTCGCCGAGTCGGCACCGGTGCGGGCGCGGTTCGGGTTCACCGACGACGATCTGGAGGCCATCACCGCCTGGGTGCGTGAGGCCAACATCCGATGGGGTTTCGATCAGGAGCACCGCAGCCCCTATGGCGTCGAATTCCTGCACAACACCTGGCGTTTCGGGATCGACCGGGTGCTGGCCGGGGTGGCGATGTCCGACGACTCGCACGCCTGGCTGGGCACCACGCTGCCGCTGGACGATGTCAGCAGCAACCGGGTCGAGTTGGCCGGCCGGTTCGCCGATTTCGTGGAGAAGCTCAGGGTGACTGTCGGCCGACTCAGCGGGGTGCGCCCGCTCGGCGACTGGTTGACCGCGCTGAGTGACGGCATCGACGCGCTCGCGTACTCCGATGAGGAATGGCCGGCCGCGCAGGTGCAACGCGAGTTCGCCGAGATCGCCGAGTCCGCGGGTGCGGCCGCTACGCCCATGCGGCTCAGTGATATTCGTGCCCTGCTGGATCGGCACCTGGCCGGCCGACCGACCCGGGCCAACTTCCGCACCGGCACGCTGACGGTGTGCACCATGGTGCCGATGCGCTCGGTTCCGCACCGGGTGGTGTGTCTGGTCGGGTTGGACGACGGCGTCTTTCCCCGGCTGGGTGCCGTCGACGGCGACGACGTGCTGGCCCGCGATCCGCGCACCGGCGAGCGCGACATCCGTTCCGAAGATCGCCAGTTGCTGCTCGACGCGATCGGCGCGGCCACCCAGACGCTCGTCATCACCTATACCGGCGCCAACGAGTACTCCGGTCAGGCCCGTCCCCCGGCAGTGCCGTTGGCCGAGCTACTCGACACGCTGAAGGTCACCGCCGAGCAACCCGTGGCTGTGGTGACCACACATCCGTTGCAGCCCTTCGACATTCGCAACGTCACCCCCGGCGCGCTGCTGCCGGAGGGACCGTTCACGTTCGACCCCACGGCGCTCACCGCCGCGCAGGCCAGCGCCGGGCAGCGGGCCGAGCGTCCGCCGTTCTTCGACCATCCACTACCGGCACCGGCCACCGGGGATGTCGCGCTGGCGGATCTGGTCACGTTCTTCAAGGATCCGGTGAAGGGATTCTTCCGGGCGCTGGAGTACACGCTGCCCTGGGATGTGGACGGGGTGTCCGATGAGATGCCGGTCGACATCGACGCGCTGGAAGAGTGGACCGTCGGCGATCGCATGCTCAACGACATCCTGCGCGGGATGACCCCGGCCGACGCCCAGCAGGCGGAGTGGCGCCGCGGCACGCTACCGCCGGGACAGCTGGGCTGGCGGCGGGCGATCGCGCTGCGCGATCAGTGCGCGCTGCTGGCCGCCGAGGCACTGCGGCACCGGAGCACCGACCCGCAGGCCTATGACGTCGACATCGACCTGGGCACCGGGCGGCGGCTCGCGGGTACGGTGTCCCCGGTGTTCGGTGACCGGCTGGTATCGGTGACCTATTCGAAGCTCGACGGCAAGCACCTGCTGCAGTCCTGGATCCCGTTGTTGGCGTTGGACGCCGGGCATCCCGGCCGGGACTGGTCGGCGGTATGCATCGGACGGCCCCGGCGCGGCGACACCCCGCGGGTCGCAGGGCTGGGCCGCCCGGATGATCCGGTCGCGCTGCTGGCCGATCTGGTCGCCATCTACGACGCGGGCCGGCGGGAGCCGTTGCCGTTGCCGATCAAGACGTCCTATGCATGGGCGGTGGCGCGGCACGCCGGTGATGACCCGCAGCGGGAAGCCGGATTCCGGTGGCGCAGCTCCCGATTCCCCGGTGAGGATGAGGCGCCCGCGCATGTGCGGGCGTGGGGCCGCGGCGCGCCGTTGAGCCGCCTGGCGGGGCTGGGTGAGTATTCCGAGCGGTTGTGGCTGCCGCTGCTGGAGGCCGAAAGGTCGCCGTCGTGA
- a CDS encoding MBL fold metallo-hydrolase yields MSEPKAQDRLYFRQLLSGRDYAAGDVIAQQMRNFSYLIGDRETGDAVVVDPAYAANDLVDVIENDGMRLAGVLVTHHHPDHVGGTMAGFSLKGLAELLERQSVPVHVNTHEANWVSQVTGIAQSELTEHQHGDTVTVGDVQIELLHTPGHTPGSQCFLVGGRLVAGDTLFLDGCGRTDFPGGNVDDMFRSLQALAQLPGDPTVFPGHWYSEEPSAPLDEVKRSNYVYRASNLDQWRMLMGG; encoded by the coding sequence ATGTCCGAGCCCAAGGCCCAAGACCGCTTGTACTTCCGGCAGTTGCTGTCCGGTCGCGACTATGCGGCCGGAGACGTGATCGCCCAGCAGATGCGCAACTTCTCCTACCTCATCGGCGACCGGGAGACCGGCGACGCCGTGGTGGTCGACCCTGCGTACGCGGCCAACGACCTCGTCGACGTGATCGAGAACGACGGCATGCGCCTGGCGGGTGTGCTGGTCACCCATCACCACCCCGACCACGTCGGCGGCACGATGGCGGGCTTCTCCCTCAAGGGCCTCGCCGAGCTGCTGGAACGTCAGAGCGTGCCGGTCCACGTCAACACCCATGAGGCCAACTGGGTCTCCCAGGTCACCGGGATTGCGCAGAGCGAGCTGACCGAGCACCAGCACGGCGACACGGTGACCGTCGGCGACGTGCAGATCGAGCTACTGCATACGCCCGGCCACACCCCGGGCAGCCAGTGCTTCCTGGTGGGCGGCCGGCTGGTCGCCGGGGACACGTTGTTCCTCGACGGATGCGGGCGCACCGACTTTCCCGGCGGCAATGTCGACGACATGTTCCGCAGCCTGCAGGCGCTGGCGCAACTACCCGGAGACCCGACCGTCTTCCCGGGGCACTGGTACTCCGAGGAACCGAGCGCTCCGCTCGACGAAGTCAAACGCAGCAACTACGTGTATCGGGCGTCGAACCTCGACCAATGGCGCATGTTGATGGGCGGCTGA
- a CDS encoding crotonase/enoyl-CoA hydratase family protein, with the protein MSSLVSYELNDAVATITMDDGKVNALSPAMQAEINAALDQAAGSAAAGEVKAVVLAGNAKVFSGGFDLSVFSSGDAAATLGMLAGGFELSVRCLSFPVPVIMAATGHAIAMGSFLLLSGDHRVGSVTSKCQANEVKIGMTLPIAAIEIMRMRLTRAAFQRGIAMAATFTGDAAIAGGWLDEVVEADAVLGRAQEVAAEAAATLHTGAHVASKLKARAEALTAIRAGIDGLAKEFAG; encoded by the coding sequence ATGAGCAGCCTGGTGAGCTACGAGCTCAACGATGCCGTGGCCACGATCACGATGGACGACGGCAAAGTCAACGCACTGTCGCCTGCGATGCAGGCCGAGATCAACGCGGCGCTGGATCAGGCCGCAGGCAGCGCGGCGGCCGGCGAGGTGAAGGCCGTAGTGCTGGCCGGCAATGCGAAGGTGTTCAGCGGCGGGTTCGACCTCAGCGTGTTCTCCTCCGGTGACGCCGCGGCCACCCTCGGCATGCTCGCCGGCGGCTTCGAGTTGTCCGTGCGGTGTTTGAGCTTCCCGGTGCCGGTGATCATGGCCGCAACCGGGCACGCCATCGCCATGGGCTCGTTCCTGCTGCTGTCCGGTGATCACCGGGTCGGTTCGGTGACCTCGAAATGCCAGGCCAACGAGGTGAAGATCGGGATGACGCTGCCGATCGCGGCCATCGAGATCATGCGGATGCGCTTGACCCGGGCGGCTTTTCAGCGCGGGATCGCCATGGCGGCGACGTTCACCGGTGATGCGGCGATCGCCGGCGGCTGGCTCGATGAGGTGGTCGAGGCCGACGCGGTGCTGGGCCGCGCCCAGGAGGTGGCCGCCGAGGCCGCGGCGACGCTGCACACCGGGGCGCACGTGGCAAGCAAGCTCAAGGCCCGCGCCGAGGCGTTGACCGCAATTCGCGCTGGGATCGATGGTCTGGCAAAGGAATTCGCGGGCTAG
- a CDS encoding protease inhibitor I42 family protein → MSEGMVRPVRWLTSLLLCWPVLMAGGCAPQPDVIATDNDNGGRVQVRSGQLFDIVLADDYDQTGCQWRKDRNSAPSVVEYLGQRYEPARKPPAGTANGTNTMRYRAQQTGTAQIGLVESDNGGRVCRRYAVTVTVGSPTRWWSW, encoded by the coding sequence ATGTCGGAGGGGATGGTCCGGCCCGTGCGTTGGCTGACCTCTTTACTTCTGTGCTGGCCGGTGCTGATGGCGGGTGGGTGTGCGCCGCAGCCGGACGTCATCGCAACCGACAACGACAACGGCGGTCGCGTCCAAGTCCGCAGCGGTCAGCTCTTCGACATCGTGCTCGCTGACGATTACGACCAAACCGGTTGCCAGTGGCGTAAAGACCGGAACTCCGCCCCCTCCGTCGTGGAGTACCTGGGTCAGCGTTACGAGCCTGCTCGCAAGCCGCCGGCGGGAACCGCAAATGGCACCAACACAATGCGATACCGGGCCCAGCAGACGGGAACTGCGCAGATCGGTCTGGTTGAGTCCGACAACGGCGGTCGGGTGTGCCGGCGCTATGCGGTGACTGTCACGGTGGGCTCTCCGACCAGGTGGTGGTCGTGGTGA